In Nitrosococcus halophilus Nc 4, the genomic stretch TGCTTTGAAATCATTTCTGCAGGATTTCTAATAGCCGTTAGGTTATAACGCTGGTTCCACTTCTCCAACAACCGGACATAGGCCAGCAATCCCCCTACTTGCCTCTGCTCCAGCTTGAACCCTAAGATTAACAACCCTTTCTCAAGAATATCTGTTCCCATTAAAGCTAAGCTTATTTTTCTCTAGATTGGGACATTAACGGGAAAAAATTTGTTAGCAATAAGACCTAAACCTCCGCCTCTTCTAAGACACGGGCACGCTTTAAGTAAACTAATAAAAGTGACACCGCAGCAGGAGTCACTCCCGGTATCCGCGCTGCTTGCCCCAAGGTGGCTGGCCGCACCCGTGCCAGTTTCTCCTGGACCTCAGCGGAAAGCCCCTTAACCTGATGGTAATTCAAATCTAAAGGGAGGCGTAGGCCTTCATGGCGCTGCTGGCGATTGATCTCCTGTTGTTGGCGTTCGATATAACCCGCATATTTGGCTTGAATAGCAATTTGTTCCGCCACGACTAAGTCTACTGCTACCGGCTCGCCAATCAAACGCATCAGCTTTTCATAACTGATTTGTGGCCGCCGCAACAGCTCAATAAGGCGGTACTCACGGCGTAGGGGCTCACCCAAGAGGGTAGTTGCCTCTTCCTGGGCAACCTGATCCGGTCCAATTCGTTGCTGGGAGAGCCGCTGGTTTTCCCTTTCAATTGCTTCCCACTTGGCATTAAATTGCCTCCAACGAGTCTCGTCTACCACCCCTAATGCCTGCCCTTTGGGAGTCAGACGCAGATCGGCGTTGTCTTCGCGCAACAGCAGGCGATACTCGGCGCGGCTGGTAAACATCCGATAAGGCTCGCTAGTTCCGCAGGTGATCAGGTCATCGATGAGCACCCCCACATAGGCCTCATCCCTTCGTGGACACCAGGGCGCTTGATCTCGGATTTGAAGGCCAGCATTAAGCCCCGCAATCAACCCTTGGGCCCCTGCCTCTTCATAACCTGTGGTCCCATTGATTTGGCCAGCAAAATAGAGCCCTTGCAGAAAAGAAGTTTCCAAGGAAGGCTTTAGATCCCGGGGGTCGAAGAAATCATACTCAATAGCATAGCCTGGACGGGTAATATGGGCCTGCTCAAATCCTGGAATAGAACGCACGAGCGCTTCCTGAACATCAAAGGGCAAGCTAGTGGAGATGCCATTAGGGTAGACCTCGAAGGTTTCCAATCCTTCAGGTTCAATAAAAATCTGATGGGATTCTTTATCAGAAAAACGAACCACCTTATCCTCAATGGAGGGGCAATAACGAGGCCCCATCCCTTCAATCTCCCCGCTATACATGGGAGATCGATCCAGATTGGCATGGATAATTTCATGGGTCTGGGGAGTAGTCCGAGTAATATGGCAGTGTACCTGGGATGGATGATCCTGCGCTGAACCCAGGAAAGAAAATACTGGTACCGGTTTATCCCCAGGTTGTACCTCCAGTTGAGAATAGTCAATACTGCGCCCATCGATACGGGGAGGAGTCCCGGTCTTTAAACGAGCAACCCGGAAGGGAAGTTCCCGCAACCGACAAGCCAGAGCGTTGGCTGGAGGATCACCCGCTCGCCCCCCTTCATGATGAGTTAATCCCACATGAATGCGTCCCCCCAAAAAAGTCCCCACGGTAAGGATAACTGCCGGAGCATAAAA encodes the following:
- the mnmG gene encoding tRNA uridine-5-carboxymethylaminomethyl(34) synthesis enzyme MnmG → MSSSYQYEVIVVGGGHAGTEAALAAARQGARTLLLTHNLETLGQMSCNPAIGGIGKGHLVKEIDALGGLMAQAADRAGIHFRVLNARKGPAVRATRAQADRALYKAVVRKSLEQQPHLSLFQQAVADLLVEGERVIGVKTQLGLTFYAPAVILTVGTFLGGRIHVGLTHHEGGRAGDPPANALACRLRELPFRVARLKTGTPPRIDGRSIDYSQLEVQPGDKPVPVFSFLGSAQDHPSQVHCHITRTTPQTHEIIHANLDRSPMYSGEIEGMGPRYCPSIEDKVVRFSDKESHQIFIEPEGLETFEVYPNGISTSLPFDVQEALVRSIPGFEQAHITRPGYAIEYDFFDPRDLKPSLETSFLQGLYFAGQINGTTGYEEAGAQGLIAGLNAGLQIRDQAPWCPRRDEAYVGVLIDDLITCGTSEPYRMFTSRAEYRLLLREDNADLRLTPKGQALGVVDETRWRQFNAKWEAIERENQRLSQQRIGPDQVAQEEATTLLGEPLRREYRLIELLRRPQISYEKLMRLIGEPVAVDLVVAEQIAIQAKYAGYIERQQQEINRQQRHEGLRLPLDLNYHQVKGLSAEVQEKLARVRPATLGQAARIPGVTPAAVSLLLVYLKRARVLEEAEV